A genomic segment from Truepera sp. encodes:
- the ilvB gene encoding biosynthetic-type acetolactate synthase large subunit has translation MTGSEVVMKMLERHGVEVIFGHPGGAIMPIYDALYDSKIKHVLVRHEQGGAHMADAYYRASGKVGVCFATSGPGATNLVTGLATAMMDSSAVVAITGNVPSGLIGTDAFQEADVYGITGPVTKHNYLVKDVADLPRVLAEAFHIAGTGRPGPVLIDVPKNVQLAKFEGSLDVEIDLPGYRPTVVGHAKQIRKAAEAVIAAKRPVLIVGGGGQVAPREVADLVERTGIPVITTLMGIGSYPPAATETLGMPGMHGTVTANKAISNCDLILAAGIRFDDRVTGKISRFAPNATVVHIDIDPAEIGKLVRAHVPVVGDLRDVLPRLTQELGYLDIGPWRETLQGWKATYPEKYQLDKPLVSQEVLAMLREATGGNCIVATEVGQHQMFAARLLPTTKARSFITSGGLGTMGFGLPSAIGAAIARPGETVVLVAGDGSIQMNIQELATLYKQNLPIVIAILNNGMLGMVRQWQELFHAQRYSEVYLADSNPDFAKLAGAYGIEGHNIFDRDAARPAIEAAIAAKKPVLLNFFVYEAEKVFPMVPSGAGVDEMILGDQEPADEPTEPEVAAVTK, from the coding sequence ATGACGGGTTCGGAAGTCGTGATGAAGATGCTCGAACGGCACGGCGTGGAGGTGATATTCGGGCACCCGGGCGGCGCGATCATGCCGATCTACGACGCGCTGTACGACTCGAAGATCAAGCACGTGCTGGTGCGCCACGAGCAGGGCGGCGCCCACATGGCCGACGCTTACTACCGCGCCAGCGGCAAGGTGGGGGTCTGTTTCGCGACCTCCGGGCCGGGGGCCACGAACCTGGTGACCGGCCTGGCCACGGCGATGATGGACTCCTCGGCCGTCGTCGCCATCACCGGCAACGTGCCCAGCGGGCTGATCGGCACCGATGCCTTCCAGGAGGCCGATGTCTACGGCATCACCGGGCCGGTCACCAAGCACAACTACCTCGTGAAGGACGTGGCCGACCTGCCGCGAGTCCTTGCCGAGGCCTTCCACATAGCCGGCACCGGCCGCCCCGGGCCCGTGCTGATCGACGTGCCAAAGAACGTCCAGCTCGCCAAGTTCGAGGGGTCGCTCGACGTCGAGATCGACCTGCCCGGCTACCGCCCGACGGTCGTGGGGCACGCGAAGCAGATCCGTAAGGCCGCCGAGGCCGTCATCGCCGCCAAGCGCCCCGTTCTCATCGTCGGGGGCGGCGGGCAGGTGGCGCCGCGCGAGGTGGCGGACCTGGTCGAGCGGACGGGCATCCCCGTCATAACGACGCTCATGGGCATCGGGTCCTACCCGCCCGCCGCGACCGAGACGCTGGGCATGCCCGGCATGCACGGGACCGTAACGGCGAACAAGGCCATCAGCAACTGCGACCTGATCCTGGCGGCCGGGATCCGCTTCGACGACCGCGTTACCGGCAAGATCAGCCGCTTCGCGCCCAACGCGACGGTGGTGCACATCGACATCGACCCGGCCGAGATCGGCAAGCTCGTGAGGGCCCACGTGCCGGTCGTGGGCGACCTGCGCGACGTGTTGCCCCGCCTGACGCAGGAGCTCGGCTACCTCGACATCGGTCCCTGGCGCGAGACGCTGCAGGGTTGGAAGGCCACCTACCCCGAGAAGTACCAGCTCGACAAGCCACTGGTGTCTCAGGAGGTCCTCGCCATGCTGCGCGAGGCGACGGGCGGCAACTGCATCGTCGCCACCGAGGTCGGTCAGCACCAGATGTTCGCGGCGAGGCTCCTACCCACGACCAAGGCGCGCTCCTTCATCACTTCGGGCGGCCTGGGCACCATGGGCTTCGGCCTGCCGTCGGCCATCGGCGCCGCCATCGCGCGGCCGGGTGAGACGGTGGTGCTGGTCGCCGGTGACGGCAGCATCCAGATGAACATCCAGGAGCTCGCCACGCTATACAAGCAGAACCTGCCCATCGTCATCGCCATCCTCAACAACGGGATGCTCGGCATGGTGCGGCAGTGGCAGGAGCTCTTCCACGCCCAGCGTTACAGCGAGGTGTACCTCGCCGATTCCAACCCCGACTTCGCGAAGCTGGCGGGCGCCTACGGCATCGAGGGCCACAACATCTTCGACCGCGACGCCGCCAGGCCGGCCATCGAGGCCGCGATAGCCGCGAAGAAGCCGGTACTGCTCAACTTCTTCGTGTACGAGGCCGAGAAGGTGTTCCCGATGGTGCCGTCCGGCGCCGGGGTCGACGAGATGATCCTGGGCGACCAGGAACCGGCCGACGAGCCGACCGAGCCCGAGGTCGCGGCGGTGACCAAGTGA
- the ilvN gene encoding acetolactate synthase small subunit encodes MSARHVLSVVVRDQPGVLVRIASLFARRGFNIESLSVAQTERPGISRTTFVVSGSDDTMEQVEKQLQKLIDVLTVVDHTRSRSVDRELMLLKVSVKNPDERVEIRQIAQDFRAHIVDVARSALVFEVTGDEAKMDAFIEQMRPFGIVELIRTGRVALERTTAAPA; translated from the coding sequence GTGAGCGCAAGGCACGTGCTCAGCGTGGTCGTGCGCGACCAGCCGGGCGTCCTCGTGCGCATCGCCAGCCTCTTCGCCAGGCGCGGTTTCAACATCGAGTCGCTGTCCGTGGCCCAGACCGAGCGTCCGGGAATCAGCCGCACGACCTTCGTCGTCAGCGGTTCCGACGACACCATGGAGCAAGTCGAGAAGCAGCTGCAGAAGCTCATCGACGTGCTGACGGTCGTCGATCACACCCGCAGCCGCTCCGTGGACCGCGAGCTGATGCTCCTCAAGGTCTCGGTCAAGAACCCCGACGAGCGCGTGGAGATCAGGCAGATCGCTCAGGACTTCCGCGCCCACATCGTCGACGTTGCACGCTCGGCGCTCGTGTTCGAGGTGACCGGCGACGAGGCCAAGATGGACGCCTTCATAGAGCAGATGCGGCCCTTCGGGATCGTCGAACTGATCCGCACTGGACGAGTGGCCCTGGAGCGCACGACGGCGGCGCCCGCCTAG
- the ilvC gene encoding ketol-acid reductoisomerase, with protein sequence MANIYYDADANLQHLAGKTVAVIGYGSQGHAHALNAKESGCDVVVGLRRGSASWADAEAAGLTVMEVDEAAKAGDLVMILLPDEVQRSVYEAQIQPHLEAGNALLFAHGFNVHFGQIAAPQGVDVFMVAPKGPGHLVRRVYTEGAGVPCLLAIHQDATGNAKNLGLAYAKAIGGTRAGVLETSFREETETDLFGEQAVLCGGVSHLMQAGFETLVEAGYDPEIAYFECVHEMKLIVDLIYEGGMERMRYSVSNTAEFGDYRSGPRIVTEETKAEMRRILADIRSGAFANDFLTENVTGQARLKAGRKNTEMHLLARTGARLRKMMPFIGTKR encoded by the coding sequence ATGGCCAACATCTACTACGACGCAGACGCCAACCTCCAACACCTGGCCGGCAAGACCGTGGCGGTCATCGGTTACGGCTCGCAGGGCCACGCTCACGCGCTCAACGCCAAGGAATCGGGCTGCGACGTCGTAGTGGGCCTGCGCCGCGGATCCGCTTCCTGGGCGGACGCCGAGGCCGCCGGCCTGACGGTCATGGAGGTGGACGAGGCCGCCAAGGCGGGCGACTTGGTGATGATCCTGCTGCCCGACGAGGTGCAGAGGAGCGTGTACGAGGCCCAGATCCAGCCGCACCTGGAGGCCGGCAACGCGCTGCTGTTCGCGCACGGCTTCAACGTGCACTTCGGGCAGATCGCCGCACCCCAAGGCGTGGACGTCTTCATGGTGGCCCCGAAGGGCCCCGGACACCTGGTGCGCCGCGTCTACACCGAGGGCGCCGGCGTGCCGTGCCTCCTCGCCATCCACCAAGACGCGACCGGCAACGCCAAGAACCTAGGGCTCGCGTACGCCAAGGCCATCGGCGGCACGAGGGCGGGCGTGCTCGAAACGAGCTTCCGTGAGGAGACCGAGACCGACCTGTTCGGGGAGCAGGCGGTCCTCTGCGGTGGAGTGTCGCACCTCATGCAGGCGGGTTTCGAGACCCTCGTCGAGGCGGGTTACGACCCCGAGATCGCCTACTTCGAGTGCGTGCACGAGATGAAGCTGATCGTCGACCTCATCTACGAGGGCGGCATGGAACGCATGCGTTACTCCGTCAGCAACACGGCGGAGTTCGGTGACTACCGCTCGGGGCCGCGCATCGTGACGGAGGAGACCAAGGCCGAGATGCGCAGGATACTGGCCGACATCCGCAGTGGCGCTTTCGCCAACGACTTCCTCACCGAGAACGTGACCGGCCAGGCGCGCCTGAAGGCGGGGCGCAAGAACACCGAGATGCACCTCTTGGCGCGCACCGGCGCGCGCCTTCGCAAGATGATGCCGTTCATCGGTACCAAGCGCTGA